Proteins from one Halovivax limisalsi genomic window:
- a CDS encoding 30S ribosomal protein S13, translating to MSEETPDETETDEDIQYFVRIGQTDLDGTKSVERSLTELQGIGRRTARLVANEADVDRTATFGALEQETIDEVVSLVEGIAEEVPDWLTNRPGDYYSGETSHEIGNELQLTRQQDINRMKMIDSYKGARHKRGQKVRGQRTKSTGRTEGTIGVNVEEIREEQAEEEAAAEEEGGE from the coding sequence ATGAGCGAGGAAACACCAGACGAAACCGAGACAGACGAAGACATCCAGTACTTCGTTCGGATCGGGCAGACGGACCTCGACGGGACGAAATCCGTCGAGCGATCGCTGACCGAACTCCAGGGGATCGGGCGGCGAACCGCCCGACTCGTCGCGAACGAAGCCGATGTCGACCGGACCGCGACGTTCGGTGCCCTCGAACAGGAGACGATCGACGAGGTCGTCTCGCTGGTCGAAGGGATCGCCGAGGAGGTTCCGGACTGGCTGACCAACCGCCCGGGTGACTACTACTCCGGCGAGACGAGCCACGAGATCGGCAACGAACTCCAGCTCACGCGCCAGCAGGACATCAACCGGATGAAGATGATCGACTCCTACAAGGGCGCCCGCCACAAGCGCGGGCAGAAGGTCCGCGGGCAGCGGACGAAGTCCACCGGCCGGACCGAGGGGACGATCGGCGTCAACGTCGAGGAGATCCGCGAGGAACAGGCCGAAGAGGAAGCGGCCGCCGAAGAGGAGGGTGGTGAATAA